One Pseudomonas muyukensis DNA segment encodes these proteins:
- a CDS encoding CTP synthase, with protein MTRYIFVTGGVVSSLGKGIASASLAAILEARGLKVTMLKLDPYINVDPGTMSPFQHGEVFVTHDGAETDLDLGHYERFIRTTMTQNNNFTTGRIYEHVLRKERRGDYLGATIQVIPHITDEIKRRIIKGAGDADVALVEIGGTVGDIESQPFLEAIRQLRVEVGSKRAMLMHLTLVPYIATAGETKTKPTQHSVKELRSIGLQPDVLICRSDHPVDASSRRKIALFTNVEERAVISLEDVDTIYKIPGVLHAQGLDDFVVERFGLQCNSADLSEWDKVVDAKLNPEQEVTIAMVGKYMELLDAYKSLIEAMSHAGITNRTKVNLRYIDSEDIENQGTSLLEGADAILVPGGFGLRGVEGKITAVQYARENKVPYLGICLGMQVAVIEFARNVMGWKDANSTEFDRNSGHPVVGLITEWADATGAVETRTEASDLGGTMRLGAQDCQLAAGSKVHDCYGKDIITERHRHRYEVNNNLLPQLVEAGLQVSGRSEDGALVEVVESKDHPWFVACQFHPEFTSTPRDGHPLFSGFVKAALAQKNKA; from the coding sequence ATGACGCGCTACATATTCGTCACGGGCGGTGTTGTTTCTTCATTGGGGAAAGGCATTGCCTCGGCTTCCCTGGCGGCCATCCTGGAAGCGCGGGGCCTGAAGGTCACCATGCTCAAGCTGGACCCGTACATCAACGTCGACCCGGGCACCATGAGCCCGTTCCAGCACGGTGAAGTGTTCGTCACCCACGACGGCGCCGAGACCGACCTCGACCTGGGCCACTACGAGCGGTTCATCCGCACCACGATGACCCAGAACAACAACTTCACCACCGGCCGCATCTACGAGCACGTGCTGCGTAAAGAGCGCCGTGGCGACTACCTGGGCGCGACCATCCAGGTCATCCCGCACATCACCGACGAAATCAAGCGCCGCATCATCAAGGGCGCCGGCGATGCCGACGTCGCGCTGGTCGAGATCGGCGGCACCGTGGGTGACATCGAGTCGCAACCGTTCCTCGAGGCGATCCGCCAGCTGCGCGTCGAAGTGGGCTCCAAGCGCGCCATGCTGATGCACCTGACCCTGGTGCCATACATCGCCACCGCGGGCGAGACCAAGACCAAGCCGACCCAGCACTCGGTCAAGGAGCTGCGCTCCATCGGCCTGCAGCCAGACGTGCTGATCTGCCGCTCCGACCACCCGGTCGATGCCTCGTCGCGTCGCAAGATCGCGCTGTTCACCAACGTCGAAGAGCGTGCGGTGATTTCGCTGGAAGACGTCGACACCATCTACAAGATCCCAGGCGTGCTGCACGCCCAGGGCCTGGACGACTTCGTCGTCGAGCGCTTCGGCCTGCAGTGCAACAGCGCCGACCTGTCCGAGTGGGACAAGGTGGTGGACGCCAAGCTCAACCCTGAGCAGGAAGTCACCATCGCCATGGTCGGCAAGTACATGGAGCTGCTGGACGCGTACAAGTCGCTGATCGAAGCGATGAGCCACGCCGGCATCACCAACCGCACCAAGGTCAACCTGCGCTACATCGACTCCGAAGACATCGAGAACCAGGGCACCAGCCTGCTGGAAGGCGCCGATGCCATCCTGGTGCCGGGCGGTTTCGGCCTGCGCGGCGTCGAAGGCAAGATCACCGCGGTGCAGTACGCCCGCGAGAACAAGGTTCCGTACCTGGGCATCTGCCTGGGCATGCAGGTGGCCGTGATCGAGTTCGCCCGTAACGTGATGGGCTGGAAAGACGCCAACTCCACCGAGTTCGACCGCAACAGCGGCCATCCGGTAGTGGGCCTGATCACCGAGTGGGCCGATGCCACCGGCGCGGTCGAGACCCGTACCGAAGCGTCCGATCTGGGCGGCACCATGCGCCTGGGCGCGCAGGACTGCCAGCTGGCGGCCGGCTCCAAGGTCCACGACTGCTACGGCAAGGACATCATCACCGAGCGTCACCGTCACCGTTACGAAGTCAACAACAACCTGCTGCCGCAGCTGGTCGAAGCGGGCCTGCAGGTGTCCGGTCGCTCCGAAGACGGCGCGCTGGTCGAAGTGGTCGAGTCCAAGGACCACCCATGGTTCGTCGCTTGCCAGTTCCACCCGGAGTTCACCTCCACCCCGCGTGACGGTCACCCGCTGTTCAGCGGTTTCGTCAAGGCGGCCCTGGCACAGAAGAACAAGGCCTGA
- the dnaE gene encoding DNA polymerase III subunit alpha — MSVSFVHLRVHSEFSLVDGLVRIKPLAKALAGMNMPAVAITDQSNMCSLVKFYKTAMGAGIKPICGADLWLAGADPEAPLSRICFLAMNPKGYRNLTELISRGWTDGQRNGLVIIQRDWIAPASEGLIALSAGKEGDIGMALMSNRQDEAQALLADWMAMFPERFYVELQRTNRAGDEEYVHAAVALADKLGAPLVASNDVRFIKQSDFDAHETRVCIGEGWTLDDPRRPRGYSDQQYLKSAEEMAELFSDLPDAIANTVEIAKRCNITVQLGKYFLPDFPTPNGMGIDDYLRHVSHEGLEERLAVLWPKETTPNYEEKRQVYLDRLKFELDIIIQMGFPGYFLIVMDFIKWAKNNDVPVGPGRGSGAGSLVAYVLKITDLDPLAYDLLFERFLNPERISMPDFDVDFCMDGRDRVIDYVAEAYGRNAVSQIITFGTMAAKAVVRDVARVQGKSYGLADRLSKMIPFEVGMTLEKAYEQEEILRDFLKSDEDGREIWDMALKLEGVTRGTGKHAGGVVIAPTKLTDFSPIACDEEGGGLVTQFDKDDVEAAGLVKFDFLGLRTLTIIKWAMEIINREQAKKNLPDVNIDFIPLDDRKTYELLQKAETTAVFQLESRGMKELIKKLKPDCLEDLIALVALFRPGPLQSGMVDDFINRKHGRAELAYPHSDYQYEGLKPVLAPTYGIILYQEQVMQIAQVMAGYTLGGADMLRRAMGKKKPEEMAKQRGGFIEGCVANNIDADLAGNIFDLVEKFAGYGFNKSHSAAYGLVSYQTAWLKTHHPAPFMAAVLSADMHNTDKVVVLVEEVRSMKLRLDAPDVNFSDFKFTVNNDGRIVYGLGAIKGVGEGPVEAIVEARAAGGPFKDLFDFCERIDLKRVNKRTLDALIRSGALDRLGPHFHDEIKAYQANIDINRATLLSALGEAVKAAEQAAHTADSGHVDLFGGMFDAADVDVYANHRKVRELTLKERLKGEKDTLGLYLTGHPIDEYETEIRRFARQRIVDLKPARDTQTIAGMIIALRVMKNKKGDKMGFVTLDDRSGRIEASLFADAFMAAQALLQTDAMVVVEGEVSNDDFSGGLRLRVKTVMTMEDARTKLAESLRLKISHEALKGDRLSWLGELITRHRGGCPITLEYTGSDAKAMLQFGDQWCIDPADGLIQALRDQFGRENVFLQYR, encoded by the coding sequence ATGTCGGTCTCCTTCGTTCACCTTCGCGTGCACTCCGAATTCTCCCTGGTCGACGGCCTGGTGCGGATCAAGCCGCTGGCCAAGGCCCTGGCCGGGATGAACATGCCGGCGGTGGCGATCACCGACCAGAGCAACATGTGCTCGCTGGTGAAGTTCTACAAGACCGCCATGGGCGCCGGCATCAAGCCGATCTGCGGCGCCGACCTGTGGCTGGCCGGGGCCGACCCCGAGGCGCCGCTGTCGCGCATCTGCTTCCTGGCCATGAACCCCAAGGGCTACCGCAACCTCACCGAGCTCATCTCGCGCGGCTGGACCGACGGCCAGCGCAATGGCCTGGTGATCATCCAGCGTGACTGGATCGCCCCGGCCAGCGAAGGGTTGATCGCCCTGTCCGCGGGCAAGGAAGGCGATATCGGCATGGCCCTGATGAGCAATCGTCAGGACGAAGCCCAGGCCCTGCTCGCGGACTGGATGGCGATGTTCCCCGAGCGCTTCTACGTCGAGCTGCAGCGCACCAACCGCGCCGGTGACGAGGAGTACGTGCACGCTGCCGTGGCCCTGGCCGACAAGCTCGGCGCGCCGCTGGTGGCGAGCAACGACGTACGTTTCATCAAACAGTCGGACTTCGACGCCCACGAGACCCGCGTGTGCATCGGCGAGGGCTGGACCCTCGACGACCCGCGTCGCCCGCGTGGCTACAGCGACCAGCAGTACCTCAAGTCCGCCGAGGAAATGGCCGAGCTGTTCAGCGACTTGCCGGACGCCATCGCCAACACCGTGGAAATCGCCAAGCGCTGCAACATCACCGTGCAGCTGGGCAAGTACTTCCTGCCCGACTTCCCCACGCCCAACGGCATGGGCATCGACGACTACCTGCGCCATGTTTCCCACGAAGGCCTGGAGGAGCGCCTGGCGGTGCTCTGGCCGAAGGAAACCACGCCCAATTACGAAGAGAAGCGCCAGGTCTACCTGGACCGCCTGAAGTTCGAGCTGGACATCATCATCCAGATGGGCTTCCCCGGTTACTTCCTGATCGTCATGGACTTCATCAAGTGGGCCAAGAACAACGATGTGCCGGTTGGCCCGGGGCGGGGTTCGGGTGCTGGTTCGCTGGTGGCCTACGTGTTGAAGATCACCGACCTCGACCCGCTGGCCTACGACCTGCTGTTCGAACGTTTCCTCAACCCTGAACGTATTTCCATGCCCGACTTCGACGTCGACTTCTGCATGGATGGCCGCGACCGGGTGATCGACTACGTGGCCGAGGCCTACGGGCGCAACGCGGTCAGCCAGATCATCACCTTCGGTACCATGGCCGCCAAGGCGGTGGTGCGCGACGTGGCGCGGGTGCAGGGCAAGTCCTACGGCCTGGCCGACCGCCTGTCGAAGATGATCCCGTTCGAAGTGGGCATGACCCTGGAGAAGGCCTACGAGCAGGAAGAGATCCTGCGCGACTTCCTCAAGAGTGATGAGGACGGCCGCGAGATCTGGGACATGGCCCTGAAGCTCGAAGGTGTCACCCGCGGTACCGGCAAGCACGCCGGTGGCGTGGTGATCGCGCCGACCAAGCTCACCGACTTCTCGCCGATCGCTTGTGACGAAGAGGGTGGCGGCCTGGTGACCCAGTTCGACAAGGACGACGTCGAGGCCGCGGGCCTGGTGAAGTTCGACTTCCTCGGCCTGCGTACCCTGACCATCATCAAGTGGGCGATGGAGATCATCAACCGCGAGCAGGCCAAGAAGAACCTGCCCGACGTCAACATCGACTTCATCCCGCTGGACGATCGCAAGACCTACGAGCTGCTGCAGAAAGCCGAGACCACGGCGGTGTTCCAGCTCGAATCGCGCGGCATGAAGGAGCTGATCAAGAAGCTCAAGCCCGACTGCCTGGAAGACCTCATCGCACTGGTGGCGCTGTTCCGCCCCGGCCCGCTGCAGTCGGGCATGGTGGACGACTTCATCAACCGCAAGCACGGCCGCGCGGAGCTGGCCTACCCGCACTCGGACTACCAGTACGAAGGGCTCAAGCCGGTACTGGCGCCCACCTACGGCATCATCCTGTACCAGGAACAGGTGATGCAGATCGCCCAGGTGATGGCCGGCTACACCCTCGGTGGCGCAGACATGCTGCGCCGGGCCATGGGTAAGAAAAAGCCCGAGGAAATGGCCAAGCAGCGCGGCGGTTTCATCGAAGGCTGCGTGGCCAACAATATCGATGCCGATCTTGCTGGTAACATCTTCGACCTGGTAGAAAAATTCGCCGGCTACGGCTTCAACAAGTCCCACTCCGCCGCCTACGGCCTGGTGTCGTACCAGACCGCCTGGCTGAAGACTCACCATCCGGCGCCGTTCATGGCCGCGGTGCTGTCGGCGGATATGCACAACACCGACAAGGTCGTGGTGCTGGTCGAGGAAGTGCGCAGCATGAAGCTGCGCCTGGATGCGCCGGACGTGAACTTCTCCGACTTCAAGTTCACCGTCAACAACGACGGCCGTATCGTCTATGGCCTGGGTGCGATCAAGGGCGTGGGCGAGGGCCCGGTGGAGGCGATCGTCGAGGCGCGCGCCGCAGGCGGCCCGTTCAAGGACCTGTTCGACTTCTGCGAGCGTATCGACCTCAAGCGGGTCAACAAGCGTACCCTGGACGCGCTGATCCGCAGCGGCGCGCTGGACCGCCTGGGCCCGCACTTCCATGACGAGATCAAGGCCTACCAGGCCAACATCGACATCAACCGCGCAACCTTGCTGTCGGCGTTGGGCGAGGCGGTGAAGGCCGCCGAGCAGGCCGCGCATACTGCCGACAGCGGCCACGTCGACCTGTTCGGCGGCATGTTCGACGCCGCCGACGTGGACGTCTATGCCAACCACCGCAAGGTGCGCGAGCTGACCCTCAAAGAACGCCTGAAAGGCGAAAAGGACACCCTTGGCCTGTACCTCACCGGCCACCCGATCGACGAGTACGAGACCGAGATCCGCCGCTTCGCCCGCCAGCGCATCGTCGACCTCAAGCCGGCCCGCGACACCCAGACCATCGCCGGCATGATCATTGCCCTGCGGGTGATGAAGAACAAGAAAGGCGACAAGATGGGCTTCGTCACCCTCGACGACCGTTCCGGGCGCATCGAGGCCTCGCTGTTCGCCGACGCCTTCATGGCCGCCCAGGCCCTGCTGCAGACCGACGCCATGGTGGTGGTGGAAGGGGAGGTGAGCAACGATGACTTCTCCGGCGGCCTGCGCCTGCGGGTCAAGACCGTGATGACCATGGAGGACGCGCGGACCAAGCTGGCCGAGAGCCTGCGCCTGAAAATCAGCCATGAGGCGCTCAAGGGCGATCGCCTGAGCTGGCTGGGCGAGCTGATCACCCGCCATCGCGGTGGCTGCCCGATTACCCTGGAGTACACCGGCAGCGACGCCAAGGCCATGCTGCAATTCGGCGACCAGTGGTGCATCGACCCCGCCGATGGGCTGATTCAGGCACTGCGTGACCAGTTCGGACGTGAGAACGTCTTCCTGCAATACCGTTGA
- the eno gene encoding phosphopyruvate hydratase has product MAKIVDIKGREVLDSRGNPTVEADVLLDNGIIGSACAPSGASTGSREALELRDGDKSRYLGKGVLKAVANINGPIRDLLLGKDPSDQKALDRAMIELDGTENKAKLGANAILAVSLAAAKAAAQDLDLPLYAHIANLNGTPGQYSMPVPMMNIINGGEHADNNVDIQEFMVQPVGAKTFSDGLRMGTEIFHHLKAVLKARGLNTAVGDEGGFAPNLASNEDALGAIAEAVEKAGYKLGTDVTLALDCAASEFYEDGKYNLSGEGKSFDAEGFADYLKGLTERFPIISIEDGLDESDWAGWKILTDKIGEKVQLVGDDLFVTNTKILKEGIEKGIGNSILIKFNQIGSLTETLEAIQMAKAAGYTAVISHRSGETEDSTIADLAVGTAAGQIKTGSLCRSDRVSKYNQLLRIEEQLGAKAVYRGRAEFRG; this is encoded by the coding sequence ATGGCAAAGATCGTCGACATCAAAGGTCGTGAAGTTCTCGATTCGCGTGGCAACCCCACCGTGGAAGCCGATGTCCTGCTCGACAACGGCATCATCGGCAGCGCTTGCGCGCCTTCGGGTGCTTCCACTGGCTCGCGCGAAGCGCTGGAGCTGCGTGATGGCGACAAGAGCCGTTACCTGGGCAAGGGCGTGCTGAAGGCCGTCGCCAACATCAACGGCCCGATCCGCGACCTGCTGCTGGGCAAGGACCCATCGGACCAGAAAGCCCTGGACCGCGCCATGATCGAACTGGACGGTACCGAGAACAAGGCCAAGCTGGGCGCCAACGCCATCCTCGCCGTGTCGCTGGCCGCCGCCAAGGCCGCCGCCCAGGACCTGGACCTGCCACTGTACGCGCACATCGCCAACCTCAACGGCACCCCGGGCCAGTACTCCATGCCGGTGCCGATGATGAACATCATCAACGGCGGCGAGCACGCCGACAACAACGTCGACATCCAGGAGTTCATGGTGCAGCCGGTTGGCGCCAAGACCTTCTCCGACGGCCTGCGCATGGGCACCGAGATCTTCCACCACCTCAAAGCCGTGCTCAAGGCCCGTGGCCTGAACACCGCCGTGGGTGACGAAGGTGGCTTCGCGCCGAACCTGGCTTCCAACGAAGACGCCCTGGGCGCCATCGCCGAAGCCGTGGAAAAAGCCGGCTACAAGCTGGGCACCGACGTGACCCTGGCGCTGGACTGCGCAGCCTCCGAGTTCTATGAAGATGGCAAGTACAACCTGTCCGGCGAAGGCAAGTCGTTCGACGCCGAAGGCTTCGCCGACTACCTGAAGGGCCTGACCGAGCGCTTCCCGATCATCTCGATCGAAGACGGCCTGGACGAGTCCGACTGGGCTGGCTGGAAGATCCTCACCGACAAGATCGGCGAGAAGGTGCAGCTGGTCGGCGACGACCTGTTCGTCACCAACACCAAGATCCTCAAGGAAGGCATCGAGAAGGGCATCGGTAACTCGATCCTGATCAAGTTCAACCAGATCGGCTCGCTGACCGAAACCCTGGAAGCCATCCAGATGGCCAAGGCCGCTGGCTACACCGCGGTGATCTCGCACCGTTCCGGTGAAACCGAGGACTCGACCATCGCCGACCTGGCCGTGGGCACCGCCGCTGGCCAGATCAAGACCGGTTCGCTGTGCCGCTCCGACCGCGTCAGCAAGTACAACCAGCTGCTGCGCATCGAAGAGCAACTGGGTGCCAAGGCCGTCTATCGCGGTCGCGCCGAGTTTCGCGGCTGA
- the tilS gene encoding tRNA lysidine(34) synthetase TilS, producing MLNLTPWLNAPAWYVAFSGGLDSTVLLHQLANYSRNHSTPPLRAIHVHHGLQAAADAWPDHCRAVCAALGVELEVIPVQVAPGASLEQAARNARYDAFAKRLGAGAVLFTGQHRDDQAETLLFRLLRGAGLRGLSAMPEHRVLGQGSLVRPMLGLSRQQLQAYADAHGLVWVDDPSNDDTAFARNFLRGEVLPLLRGRWPQVDAKLARSAEHLGEALGLLEELAASDLAPACDNAPLPWLGLASLDLAVLKALSPARQRNALQAWLSRRTRLPDSRHWAGWDDLRDAAGDACPLWRLTDGQVQRGHGRIWWLDGQWLEAPTGQLAWSNPALPLALPGNGQVWLAGCAVGGSLHIAYRQGGEVLDVPGRGRRDLKRLLNEAQIPHFVRQRLPLLYRDGQLLAVANLPACSAADRQLHWQPPTNVQGLS from the coding sequence ATGCTCAACCTCACCCCTTGGCTCAACGCCCCCGCCTGGTACGTCGCCTTCTCTGGCGGCCTGGACTCCACCGTCCTCCTGCACCAGCTTGCCAATTACTCCCGCAACCATTCAACGCCCCCCCTGCGCGCCATCCACGTCCATCACGGCCTGCAAGCCGCCGCCGACGCCTGGCCCGATCACTGCCGAGCGGTGTGTGCCGCCCTGGGTGTCGAGCTCGAGGTAATCCCTGTCCAGGTCGCCCCCGGCGCCAGCCTCGAACAGGCGGCCCGCAATGCCCGCTATGACGCCTTTGCAAAGCGCCTGGGCGCAGGCGCGGTGTTGTTCACCGGCCAGCACCGTGACGACCAGGCCGAGACCCTGCTTTTTCGCCTGCTGCGCGGTGCCGGCCTGCGTGGATTGTCCGCCATGCCGGAACATCGGGTGCTGGGCCAGGGTAGCCTGGTGCGGCCGATGCTGGGGCTGTCGCGCCAGCAGTTGCAGGCCTACGCCGACGCTCACGGGCTGGTATGGGTCGATGACCCTTCCAATGACGACACGGCCTTTGCCCGCAACTTTCTCCGTGGCGAGGTCCTGCCGCTGTTGCGCGGTCGCTGGCCGCAGGTGGACGCCAAGCTGGCGCGCAGTGCCGAGCACCTGGGCGAGGCGCTGGGCTTGCTCGAGGAACTGGCCGCCAGCGACCTGGCCCCGGCCTGCGACAATGCGCCGCTGCCCTGGCTCGGCCTGGCCTCCCTCGACCTGGCCGTGCTCAAGGCCCTGTCGCCGGCACGCCAGCGCAATGCCCTGCAAGCCTGGCTCAGCCGCCGTACCCGGCTGCCGGACAGTCGCCACTGGGCGGGCTGGGACGACCTGCGTGACGCCGCCGGCGATGCCTGCCCGCTGTGGCGCCTGACCGACGGTCAAGTGCAGCGTGGCCATGGGCGCATCTGGTGGCTGGACGGCCAATGGCTCGAGGCCCCGACTGGCCAGCTGGCCTGGTCGAACCCCGCGCTGCCCCTGGCGCTGCCGGGCAACGGCCAGGTCTGGCTGGCTGGCTGCGCTGTTGGCGGCAGCCTGCACATCGCCTATCGCCAAGGGGGCGAAGTGCTGGATGTGCCGGGGCGTGGCCGGCGCGATCTCAAGCGCCTGCTCAACGAGGCGCAGATCCCGCACTTCGTGCGCCAGCGCCTGCCATTGCTGTATCGCGACGGGCAATTGCTGGCGGTGGCCAACCTGCCCGCGTGCTCAGCGGCAGATCGCCAGTTGCACTGGCAGCCACCGACGAACGTGCAAGGTTTGAGCTGA
- the kdsA gene encoding 3-deoxy-8-phosphooctulonate synthase — translation MTQKIIRVGNIEIANDKPFVLFGGMNVLESRDLALKVCEEYVRVTEKLGIPYVFKASFDKANRSSVNSYRGPGMEEGLKIFEEIKRTFNVPVITDVHEPYQCEPVAKVCDIIQLPAFLSRQTDLVVAMAQTGAVINIKKAQFLAPHEMKHILAKCVEAGNDQLILCERGSSFGYNNLVVDMLGFGIMKQFEYPVFFDVTHSLQTPGGRADSAGGRRAQVTDLAKAGMSQGLAGLFLEAHPDPDNAKCDGPCALRLDKLEPFLSQLKQLDDLVKSFPTVETA, via the coding sequence ATGACTCAGAAGATCATTCGCGTCGGTAACATCGAGATCGCCAACGACAAGCCGTTCGTCCTGTTCGGCGGCATGAACGTCCTGGAGTCCCGTGACCTGGCCCTGAAGGTCTGCGAGGAATACGTGCGGGTCACCGAGAAGCTCGGCATCCCGTACGTGTTCAAGGCCAGCTTCGACAAGGCCAACCGCTCGTCGGTCAACTCGTACCGCGGCCCGGGCATGGAAGAGGGCCTGAAGATCTTCGAGGAGATCAAGCGCACCTTCAACGTGCCGGTGATCACCGACGTGCACGAACCCTACCAGTGCGAGCCGGTGGCCAAGGTGTGCGACATCATCCAGCTGCCGGCCTTCCTGTCGCGCCAGACCGACCTGGTGGTGGCGATGGCCCAGACTGGCGCGGTGATCAACATCAAGAAGGCGCAGTTCCTGGCGCCCCACGAGATGAAGCACATCCTCGCCAAGTGCGTCGAGGCCGGCAACGACCAGCTCATCCTCTGCGAGCGTGGTTCGAGCTTCGGCTACAACAACCTGGTGGTGGACATGCTCGGCTTCGGCATCATGAAGCAGTTCGAGTACCCGGTGTTCTTCGACGTGACCCACTCGCTGCAGACCCCGGGTGGTCGCGCCGACTCCGCCGGTGGCCGCCGCGCCCAGGTCACCGACCTGGCCAAGGCTGGCATGAGCCAGGGCCTGGCCGGGTTGTTCCTCGAGGCCCACCCGGACCCGGACAACGCCAAGTGCGATGGCCCATGCGCCTTGCGCCTGGACAAGCTGGAACCGTTCCTCAGCCAGCTCAAGCAGCTGGATGACCTGGTGAAAAGTTTTCCGACGGTAGAAACCGCGTAA
- the rnhB gene encoding ribonuclease HII produces MQMGLDFNLVEDLVAGVDEVGRGPLCGAVVTAAVILDPNRPILGLNDSKKLTEARREALFDEIREKALSFCIARAEVEEIDQLNILQATMLAMQRAVEGLHVTPKLALIDGNRCPKLAVPAAPVVKGDSQVPAIAAASILAKVTRDREMSAFELIYPGYGIGGHKGYPTPVHLEALARLGPTPIHRRSFAPVRAAWEARDGVCNALI; encoded by the coding sequence ATGCAGATGGGACTGGATTTCAACCTGGTCGAGGACCTGGTCGCCGGTGTCGACGAGGTCGGCCGTGGCCCGTTGTGCGGCGCGGTGGTCACCGCCGCGGTGATCCTCGACCCGAACCGGCCGATCCTTGGCCTGAACGACTCGAAGAAACTCACCGAGGCCAGGCGCGAGGCGCTGTTCGACGAGATCCGCGAAAAGGCCTTGAGCTTCTGCATTGCCCGCGCCGAGGTCGAGGAGATCGACCAGCTGAATATCCTCCAGGCCACCATGCTGGCCATGCAGCGCGCGGTGGAAGGCTTGCATGTCACCCCCAAGCTGGCGTTGATCGACGGCAACCGCTGCCCGAAGCTGGCGGTGCCGGCGGCACCGGTGGTCAAGGGCGACTCCCAGGTACCGGCCATCGCCGCGGCCTCGATCCTGGCCAAGGTCACCCGTGACCGGGAAATGAGCGCCTTCGAGCTGATCTACCCGGGATACGGGATCGGCGGGCACAAGGGCTACCCGACGCCGGTGCACCTGGAAGCCCTGGCCCGGCTCGGGCCGACGCCGATTCATCGGCGTTCGTTCGCGCCGGTGCGGGCGGCGTGGGAGGCCCGTGACGGCGTCTGCAACGCGTTGATCTGA
- a CDS encoding acetyl-CoA carboxylase carboxyltransferase subunit alpha produces the protein MNPNFLDFEQPIADLQAKIEELRLVGNDNSLNISDEIARLQDKSSTLTESIFGNLTSWQIARLARHPRRPYTLDYIDHIFTEFEELHGDRHFSDDAAIVGGTARLNDKPVMVIGHQKGREVREKVRRNFGMPRPEGYRKACRLMEMAERFKMPILTFIDTPGAYPGIDAEERNQSEAIAWNLRVMARLKTPIIATVIGEGGSGGALAIGVCDQLNMLQYSTYSVISPEGCASILWKTADKAADAAEAMGITAERLKSLNIVDKVIGEPLGGAHRDPAAMAASIRGDLVEQLDMLGKLDNDALLKRRYDRLMSYGL, from the coding sequence ATGAACCCGAATTTCCTCGATTTCGAACAGCCGATTGCCGACCTGCAAGCCAAGATCGAAGAGCTGCGCCTGGTGGGCAACGACAACTCGCTGAACATCAGCGATGAAATTGCCCGTCTGCAAGACAAGAGCAGCACCCTGACCGAGAGCATCTTCGGCAACCTGACCAGCTGGCAGATCGCCCGCCTGGCCCGTCACCCGCGCCGTCCGTACACGCTCGACTACATTGACCACATCTTCACCGAGTTCGAAGAGCTGCACGGCGACCGTCATTTCTCCGACGACGCCGCGATCGTCGGCGGTACCGCGCGCCTGAACGACAAGCCTGTCATGGTCATCGGCCACCAGAAGGGCCGCGAAGTGCGCGAGAAGGTACGCCGCAACTTCGGCATGCCGCGCCCGGAAGGCTACCGCAAGGCCTGCCGCCTGATGGAAATGGCCGAGCGCTTCAAGATGCCGATCCTGACCTTCATCGACACCCCGGGCGCCTACCCGGGCATCGACGCCGAAGAGCGCAACCAGAGCGAAGCCATCGCCTGGAACCTGCGCGTGATGGCGCGCCTGAAGACCCCGATCATCGCCACCGTGATCGGTGAGGGTGGTTCCGGCGGCGCGCTGGCCATCGGCGTGTGCGACCAGCTGAACATGCTGCAGTACTCCACCTACTCGGTGATCTCGCCGGAAGGCTGCGCCTCGATCCTGTGGAAGACCGCCGACAAGGCTGCCGACGCCGCCGAGGCCATGGGCATCACCGCCGAGCGCCTGAAGAGCCTGAACATCGTCGACAAGGTCATTGGCGAGCCCCTGGGCGGCGCCCACCGCGACCCGGCCGCGATGGCCGCGAGCATCCGTGGCGACCTGGTCGAACAGCTGGACATGCTCGGCAAGCTCGACAACGACGCGCTGCTCAAGCGCCGTTACGATCGCCTGATGAGCTACGGCCTCTGA